The Vibrio diazotrophicus DNA window GACTTGAGTCAGCTGTTGCTGATCAAACTCACCGCTCTTATCCGCCAAAGTGATGGTCACAATAGGCACATCTTCAATGCCCTTGGGTTTAATAATAGGTTCGCCTACCCCAACACCTTGAGGCATCCAGTCCTTGTTGGAATACAGTTTATTGTAGATACGAACCACAGCGTCATTGCGCGTTACACCAACATCAAATATGGCAACAATCATCGCGCCGTCAGGCTGAGAGAAAGAGTAGATCTTATCTATACCCTGAATTTCAGAGATCACTTGCTCCGCAGGCGTGGTTACTAAGCTTTCAACCTCAGCAGGAGAAGCGCCGGGGAATGGAATATAAACGTCTGCAAATGTCACATCTATTTGAGGCTCTTCTTCTTTTGGCGTCACAATGACCGCGAAAAGCCCCATCAACAGCCCGACTAAAGCGAGCAAAGGCGTCATAGCAGAATTTTGGAAGGCCGCGGCAATGCGACCCGAAATGCCGAGTCGTTTGTCCATAATTACTTACCTTCTGCGTTAAGAGCGGTAGTCGAAATGACGTCGCCTTCTTCAAGGCCAGACAACACTTCGGTGTAGTCGCCATAGGTTTGCCCTAATCGCACTGGATTAAGCACTCGGCTGTCGTCCTGAATTCGGTATACAGAACTCAGCTCGGCTCTGCGAACCACTGAACTGTTCGGAATCAGAATCGTGTATCTGTTGCCGTAATGGAATTCAGTCTTCACCCACATGCCCGGAACAAAAGTTGAGATATCTTCAGGTAAGTTCAGACGGATTTTAAAGGTGTGAGATTGCGGGTCCGCATAGCTGAACAAGCTGTACTGCGTTGGAAGTATACGTTCACCTTGAGGCGAAACGACTTCAAACTGAGCAACATCAGAAACTGAGGGTTGGTAGCGTTGAGGTATCTCAGTCTCAACACGAAGTTTATCAATCGAGAAGCCACTGACAAGCGGGGTTCCCGGAGCAACGGTTTCACCCAGTTCAACGTGTCTTTGAGTCACAACACCGTCATAAGGTGCGGTCACACTGGTATAACCAAGAGATTCTTTGGCCTGAGCAACCGCTGCTTGAGCAGACTTCACCGCTGCAGATGCACTGCGAGCTCTTGCTTCAGCAGAATCCATCACATCTTGTGAAATCGCGCCTTTGGGGAAAAGTTGACGATAGCGTTTCACTTGCGCTTGGGCTTCTCTGTCTTGCGCAATCGCACTTGCCGACTGAGCCTGAGCAGCATCTAGAGAAGCGGATTGCTGAACAGCACTGATTTCCAACAACACTGTTCCTTTTTTCACGTAGTCATTAACATCGACATTTAAGCCAACAATACGGCCCGATGTTTGTGAAGCTACAGTACCTTGATTAATGGGCTGAACCACGCCATCAAGTTGCACAACTTGCGCGAGTGACTCACTCTTTACGATGTAACGTTCACTGGCTTGTTCTGCGTTCGCATAGCCAGTGCTGGCGAGTGCCGCAGCAATACTCAAAGTTAACCATCTCATAAGTCACTCTCCTTAGTGCTTAGATACCGCTAGCTACTATTTCATTTATATAAGTTTCGTTTGTCTAAGTCGTTACCTATACTCGATTTCTATACCACTAATAGCATAGTGCGACTAAGCAGTTTGTGATTCAGCATGTTTACTATTATTAATACAGATCAATAAGTTCGTTGCACCTAGACCAACCATCATGCAAGCGAAGAAAATCCAAGCACCTGAATTACCCAGTGCTAGGCTTGAAACCACAGGTCCCGGGCAAATACCCGCCATCCCCCAACCCAAGCCGAAGATCGCCGCACCGCTAAGTAAACGACCATCTACTGTTTTCTTCGTGGCTAAACAGAATGTTTCAGCATTCACTGGCTTTTGTTTTGGCTTAATCAGTAGGAAGTAAGCAGGCATAAACACCATCAGTGCGCCGCCCATGACAAACATCAAACTCGGGTCCCAATTTCCAGCCACATCAAGGAAACCCAAAACTTTTGCAGGGTCTGCCATGCCAGAAATGATCATACCAATACCAAACAACACGCCAGCCAACAGAGACGTTAATCGAAACAACATATTATTCATTTGAATGCACCTATCAGTTTTAAATAAACCCAATTCTTAAACCAATCTGGTTTTTAACTCACTGAGTTTTAAGCTTATGTTTTAGCTCTAAAAACTAAAATTAAAGAACATGGAAACGGACAAACACCGTTACTGCTGCTACTGCCATAAATACGCAGGTAGCGACGATAGAACGTTTAGATAAACGCCCGATGCCACAGATACCATGTCCGCTAGTACATCCGTTACCTAAACGGGTACCAACGCCAACTAATAGGCCCGCAATTGCGAGCATCGCACTACTTGTTTCGAACTGAACTGGAGCTTCACCACCGAGCATTAACGCAGCCAGTACACCACCAGAAATCATCCCCAAAGCAAACAATAGTCGCCACGCGAAATCCTTCGTTTTTGGTGTCATCAAGCCAGTTATAATACCGCTGATACCTGCTACTTTCCCGTTCATTAGCAACATCAATGTCGCTGAAATACCTAATAGAATGCCTCCTGCCAAAGATTCCCACGGAATGGAAAACGCCATAACTACCTCTATAAGTTAAAGTTTTAATTTAAAATTATTATCCACAAAATGTCGTTTGTAGACTTTGAATCAGTTGTGTTACACGATTGTCTGCGAGCGAATAAAACACTTGTTGTGACTCTTTACGAGCCTTGATAAGACCATGTTTACGTAACACGGTTAAGTGTTGAGAAAAAGCAGACTGGCTCAATGCTGAGCCTTGTTGCAACATACCCACACCGACTTCACCTTTTGTCAGTTGGCATAAAACCATTAAACGCTCTGGATGCGCCATAATTCTTAGCAGTTCAGACACTTCCGCTGCATTTTGCTTCATTGTATTAATGTCGACAGCTTCCATCGTCTTACCCTCATTTAACTCGATTAATTAGATTTTACTAATAAAACAACATTAGTCAACGCTTATTTAGCAATTATAAAATTAGTTAAATTAACATTAGACATTTCTAATTAAAGATCCTATAGTGAGCTCATTAATCCAACGGAGGGTAATAATATGACTATCGAAAACGGTGTAAGACTATTAGCGGGCAGTATGATACTGATCTCAGTAATTTTGACTGCATTCGTCCACCCTAACTTTGTTTGGTTGACGGTATTTGTCGGTGCCAACCTGATTCAAAGTGCCTTCACAGGGATATGTCCAGCAGTTTATTTTCTGAAAAAATTAGGCTTACGTTAGTCGCTCGTCACAAGGCTGACAAAGTGCTTTGTTAGCCCTGCGAGCCAGAACAAAACTTGGAGTAAATTATGACTAAGATTGTGATCATTGGTGGTGTTGCAGGTGGTGCATCTGCCGCGGCTCGTGCTCGTCGTTTAAGCGAAGACGCACAAATTATTATGTTTGAACGTGGGCCGTTCGTTTCATTAGTGAAATAGATAATTGACTACATTTTTGATTTTTCCTTTTTAATTTATCTATCTCATTGATCTTATGGAGATTAACATGACCAAAATCGTAATTATTGGCGGTGTTGCAGGTGGCGCATCAGCAGCAGCTCGCGCAAGACGTCTTAGTGAAGATGCTGAAATCATTATGTTTGAAAGAGGTCCCTTCGTTTCGTTCGCTAATTGCGGGTTGCCGTACCATATTGGCGGAGACATCAAAGAACGCGGCAATCTTCTGCTTCAAACCCCAGAGAGTTTCCTCGCTCGTTTCAATGTAGACGTACGTGTGATGAATGAAGTGCTCCGGATTAATCGCGCAGAAAAAACCATTACTGTGCGTAATCTTCTCGATCAAACTGAATACACAGAAAGCTATGATTTTCTGCTTCTAAGCCCAGGTGCGGGTCCGATTGTTCCGCCAATTCCGGGGTTAGATAACCCATTGACGCATTCACTGCGCAACATTCCAGATATGGATAAGATTATCCAAACCATTAATACCAACCAAGTTGACCACGCAACAGTTGTCGGTGGCGGTTTTATCGGTTTGGAAATGATGGAAGCGTTCCATCAGCTTGGTATTAAAACCACGTTATTGGAAATGGCAGATCAGGTGATGACGCCTGTAGACCGTGAAATGGCTGGTTTTGCTCACGCAGAAATACGCGCTAAAGGTATCGATTTACGTTTAGGCACGGCATTGAAAGCGGTTGAATTCAAACCAACAACTTCACTAGCGAGCATGGACTCAGGTCAGAAAGAACATCAGCACATTAATGGTGAACTTGAGTTGACGCTAAGCGATGGTGAAACTCTCACTACTGATATCTTAATTATGGCGATTGGTGTGCGTCCTGAAACCAAACTGGCGTCAGAAGCGGGTCTGCAAATTGGTGAGCTTGGTGGTATTTATACCAATGAGTATATGCAAACCAGCGACCCATCTATCTACGCTGTGGGTGATGCTATCGAAGAGAAAGACTTCGTGACGGGCAAACAAACTATGGTTCCTCTTGCAGGCCCTGCAAACCGTCAAGGTCGTATGGCAGCAGACAACATGCTTGGCCGAAGTGAAACTTACCAAGGTACTCAAGGTACTGCGATTTGTAAGATCTTCGATTTGGCAGTCGCTTCAACCGGTAAGAACGAGAAGCAGCTAAAACGTGAAGGCGTTGAGTACCAAAAAGTGTACGTACACACTGCCAGCCACGCGAGCTACTACCCAGGAGCTGAAGTGGTTTCGTTCAAAATGTTGTTCGATCCTAAATCAGGCAAAATCTTCGGTGCGCAAGCGGTGGGTAAAGATGGCATCGACAAACGTATCGACGTGATGGCTGTTGCTCAACGTGCAGGTATGACAGTAGAGCAGCTACAGCACTTAGAGCTGACCTACGCACCACCATACGGCAGTGCGAAAGACGTGATTAACCAAGCGGCATTCGTGGCAAACAACCTAATCAAAGGCGATTCAACTGCGATTCACTTTGATGAGATTGATAACCTTACAGAAGATCAATTGTTGCTAGACGTTCGTAACCCAGGTGAACTACAAAACGGTTATCTACCAGGTGCAGTTAACATTCCTGTTGACCAACTTCGTC harbors:
- a CDS encoding efflux RND transporter periplasmic adaptor subunit translates to MRWLTLSIAAALASTGYANAEQASERYIVKSESLAQVVQLDGVVQPINQGTVASQTSGRIVGLNVDVNDYVKKGTVLLEISAVQQSASLDAAQAQSASAIAQDREAQAQVKRYRQLFPKGAISQDVMDSAEARARSASAAVKSAQAAVAQAKESLGYTSVTAPYDGVVTQRHVELGETVAPGTPLVSGFSIDKLRVETEIPQRYQPSVSDVAQFEVVSPQGERILPTQYSLFSYADPQSHTFKIRLNLPEDISTFVPGMWVKTEFHYGNRYTILIPNSSVVRRAELSSVYRIQDDSRVLNPVRLGQTYGDYTEVLSGLEEGDVISTTALNAEGK
- a CDS encoding YeeE/YedE family protein, which produces MNNMLFRLTSLLAGVLFGIGMIISGMADPAKVLGFLDVAGNWDPSLMFVMGGALMVFMPAYFLLIKPKQKPVNAETFCLATKKTVDGRLLSGAAIFGLGWGMAGICPGPVVSSLALGNSGAWIFFACMMVGLGATNLLICINNSKHAESQTA
- a CDS encoding YeeE/YedE family protein; translated protein: MAFSIPWESLAGGILLGISATLMLLMNGKVAGISGIITGLMTPKTKDFAWRLLFALGMISGGVLAALMLGGEAPVQFETSSAMLAIAGLLVGVGTRLGNGCTSGHGICGIGRLSKRSIVATCVFMAVAAVTVFVRFHVL
- a CDS encoding ArsR/SmtB family transcription factor — encoded protein: MEAVDINTMKQNAAEVSELLRIMAHPERLMVLCQLTKGEVGVGMLQQGSALSQSAFSQHLTVLRKHGLIKARKESQQVFYSLADNRVTQLIQSLQTTFCG
- a CDS encoding YgaP family membrane protein, with amino-acid sequence MTIENGVRLLAGSMILISVILTAFVHPNFVWLTVFVGANLIQSAFTGICPAVYFLKKLGLR
- a CDS encoding FAD-dependent oxidoreductase, with translation MTKIVIIGGVAGGASAAARARRLSEDAEIIMFERGPFVSFANCGLPYHIGGDIKERGNLLLQTPESFLARFNVDVRVMNEVLRINRAEKTITVRNLLDQTEYTESYDFLLLSPGAGPIVPPIPGLDNPLTHSLRNIPDMDKIIQTINTNQVDHATVVGGGFIGLEMMEAFHQLGIKTTLLEMADQVMTPVDREMAGFAHAEIRAKGIDLRLGTALKAVEFKPTTSLASMDSGQKEHQHINGELELTLSDGETLTTDILIMAIGVRPETKLASEAGLQIGELGGIYTNEYMQTSDPSIYAVGDAIEEKDFVTGKQTMVPLAGPANRQGRMAADNMLGRSETYQGTQGTAICKIFDLAVASTGKNEKQLKREGVEYQKVYVHTASHASYYPGAEVVSFKMLFDPKSGKIFGAQAVGKDGIDKRIDVMAVAQRAGMTVEQLQHLELTYAPPYGSAKDVINQAAFVANNLIKGDSTAIHFDEIDNLTEDQLLLDVRNPGELQNGYLPGAVNIPVDQLRQRMNELPKDKEIIIYCQVGLRGNVAYRQLVNNGYKARNLLGGYRTYLFAKA